The following is a genomic window from Amycolatopsis cihanbeyliensis.
GCCGGTCCCGCACCACGTCCCGCTCCACCGGAACGTCCGGATAGCGTTCCTGCCATCCGGCCAGCCGCTGCGCCAGCAGCCGTTCGCCGTCCTCGGCGAAGCGCTCGGGGTGACCGAGCAGCCGCGAGGACGAGGTCGCGCTGTCGTAGTCGACATCCGTCCACGCGTGGGCCGCGATCAGCGGCGCCCGGCGCCAGGACGCCTCTTCGAACGCGGCCGCGAGCGCCGCCTCGCTGGTCGGGCTGCCGTCCACGCCGACCACGAGCCGCCTGCCGTCCGGGACCTCCTGGCCACGGACGACCACTACCGGGCAGCCGGCGTGCGAGGCCACCGCCACGGCGGTGGAGCCGATCCGCATACCGTCGAACCCGCCCGCGCCCTCGGCACCGAGCACCACCATCCGCGCGGTCCGGGCCGCTTCCAGCAGCACCGGGATCGGCAGCCGGGTCGACAGCTCGGTGGCCACCGCGAGGCCGGGCGCGGCCTCGCGGGCCAGCTTCTCGGCCTCGGCCAGCACGTCACCGGCTTGGCGTCTCAGCTCACCCAGCGCTTCGCGCGGAATGGGCAGGCCCGCTCCGAAGTATCCGCCTTCCAGGCCGCCCGCGTACACGATGCGCAGCCCGGTCCCGCGTCCCGCCGCGGCGCGGGCCGCCCAGCGCACTGCTTGGTGCGCGGCGGCCGATCCGTCGACGCCGACGACGAGGTCGCCAGTGGTCGCTGTCTTTTCCATGTCTATTCCGTTCCTGTGCAGTCGCAGGGGACGTTCAGGCTGGGCGCCTGCGCCCGGCCTCGGTGCGCAGCGCGTGGTGGCAGGCGTCCGCGAGCTGGTCGGCCGTGGCCACCGTGGTCCGGTTCCTCAGGCCGGGGGGTACCGGCATCGGCAGGCCCGGCTCGGCTGGGACGAGCGCCACCTGCAGCCCGGCGCGCACGGCACAGACCACGCCGAACTCCCGGGCGGTCAGCTCGGGCCCAGCGGACCGCACGTCGACCATGAGTGCCACGGGCTTGGGTCCGTCCAGCGGACAACCGGCCCCTGGCGCGAGCGCCCGGCAGATTCCGCTGCTGCTGTGGCAGGTACTGACCGTGCACCCTTCGGCACGCAGGCGGGCGACGAGTTCGTCGCCGTCGCCGAAGGCCGCCTCGGTCACCAGGACATGCATGATCGTCTCCTCACTTCGTTTCGGGTCGGTGCGGCCGGACGACGGCGACCGGGCAGGTGCTGTGGTGCAGCAGTGCCTGGCTGGTCGAGCCGAGCAGCATGCCGCGGAAGCCCCCGAGGCCGCGCGAGCCGACGACGATCAGCTGCGCGCCGTCGGCTTCGTTGAGCAGGCCGCGCACCGGCCGGTCCTTGATCGTGTGTTGCTCGAGTTCGACGTCGGGATACTTCGCCCGCCACCCGGCGAGCCGCTCGGCCAGCAGCCTGCGTTCGTCCTCGGTGATCTGTTGGTAGTCCAGGCCCAGCGGGGCCAGTGCCCAGGTCTCCCCCAGGGCGATGTCGTTCCAGGTGTGCACCGCGACCAGCGGAACACCCCGCGAGGCGGCGGCCTCGAACGCGAACTCGACCGCGGCGTCGCTGCCAGGCGAGCCGTCCACCCCGACCACGACCGGTCCCTGCTCGGGTGGCGCCGTGTCGAGCGTCCGGCCGCGCACGACCACGACGGGGCAGTGACCGTGCGCGGCCAGTTCGACCGCGGTGGAGCCGACCAGCAGCCCGCTGAACCCGCCGAGGCCGCGCGAGCCAAGCACGACCAGGTCGGCCGAGGCCGACTCGCGCACGAGTTGTTCGGCGGCCTGCCCGATCCGCAGGTCCTTGCGGATCCGCACGTCGGGCGCGGCGCGCAGGGCCACCCGGTCGGCGGCGGCGAGATACTCGTGTCCCTGCTCGGTGAGCGCGTCGCGGTAGCTGCGGGGCAGCGGCACGGGAACGTAGGGTTTCGTGGGTGGTAGGTAGCACGCGTGGAGCAGCCGCAGTGGGGCGCCGCGCCGGGCCGCTTCCCTGGCGGCCCAGCGCACGGCGTGCTCGGCGGATGGGGATCCGTCCACGCCGACCAGGACTGGCCGGTGCGGCTGAAATTCGGTCATCACGGGGCTCCTCAACGGTGTGGTCGCGCGGTGGCGGCGGGTAGCGGACTAGATGTTCGGTCGGGATGGGTGGGGTATCCGGCGCGCAGGATGAGCTGCGGGTGCCCTTCGAGGCCGAGCCGTTCGGCGAGCCCGGCCCGTACCTCCGACAGGTGCAGGGGCTGGGTCAGGACGGAGGCCACCAGGCCCGCGCCGACCGCCGCCAGCCAGAGGTGCTGCATGGCCACCCCGGCGACCAGTTGGTCGCGGCGGTCGTCCCCGCCGGTGGTCAGGATCAGCAGCCGTTCTCGGGAGATCCGGTCGGCCAGGGTGATCTCGTCGGGCAGCCGGGTGTCCCGGCGCACCAGACCCGCCCACGGCAGCGTCGAGTCCGCGCTGGGCGGGTGGGGAAAGCCGCTGCTCCAGGCGGCCAGCTCTCGCTGGTAGGCCCGGTCGTCGCGGTAGACGGCCGCGGCGTAGCCGAGCAGGTCGGCCACCGCGGACGCTTCGGTTCGCGCGTCGACCACCCTGGTCCGCACGCCCGGGACGTCGGTGGACGCGACGAGCGCGCGCAGCAGTCCCGGCCGGACGGCGCGCAGGCCGAACGGGGCTCGGTGGCTGCGCCGCTGAAAGATCGTCGCGTACTTGCCGACCTCCTCGCCGGTGGCGGCTCGGCCACCACGTGTGCGGACGCTGGCCAGCAGGTCCGGCCGGGCGTCTTCGGGCAGCAGCACGGTCTCGGTGTCCCAGCCGAGCGCGCGGATGGCCAGCTCGAGGTTGGTCAGCGCCGCACCACAGGACAGCAGCCGGTCCCGGCCGCCGGGGTCGTGCCGGGGCAGCGACACCGGCCGCTCGTACAGGTCGGCGACGTCGGTGCGCACGTCCACCGTCCAGGGCTGGGTGTTGTGCACCGAGGGCGCCTTGCCGACCGCGCGCACGAGCGCGCCGACCTCGGCGGTGGAGAAGATCATGGTGTCCCCTCGGTGCCCTCGGGCGCGCAGGTGACCGTCTCAGCAGGCCTGCGGCGGGTGGCCGGTGCAGTGAATCCGTAGCCGAACCGCAGCACCGCCTGCGGCTGCAGCCGCTCGCCGAGCAGCCTGTGCAGCGCCGCGCGGGTGCTGGGCAGTTCGACGGGCTGGGCCAGGAACGAAGCACTCACCCCGGCTGTGGTGCCGGTGAGCAATACCCGCTGCATCGCCTGCCCGGCGCGCAGCTGTACGAGTGTGGTGTCGGTGCTGGAGCAGAGGACTCCGACCAGCACCTCGGTCTCGTACGGCCTGGCCGGGGCGTTCGTGTCGTACTGCCGCGGGGTGAGCAGGCTGCCCTGCTCCGGACGCGGCCCGCCGGCTGCCAGCGGGACACCGTCGTCGCGCGGCTCACCGTTGTTCGTCCACCGCCGCAGTTCGGCCTGGAACCGCGGGTCTTCGCTCTGCGCATGCTCGGCGTGCCGCAGCAGCGCTGCCAGCGCGTCGAGATCACCGGGGTGTTCCAGCAGCACCAGCTCGGCGCCCTCGGCGTGGGCGGCCTCCCGCAGCGACTGCCGGACCCACGCCGGGACCGGACGGTCGGTGAACGGGCGTCTGTTGCTCCGCCGGTACCGGATGGCCCTGGCCAGCTCCTGCTCCCGCCGACCGGGCCGGTGCCGCCAGGTCAGCCGGACGGTGGCCAGGTGGTCCGGCCGCAGCCGGTCCGGCAGCAGGCACACCTCGCTGCACCTACCGGCCACGGCCAGCGCGGTCCGCAGGTTGAAGATCGCCGCGCCGCAGGCCAGCCGGGCCTCCCTCGCTTCGGGGTCGGCCACGGTGAGCACCCGGTCCCGGTCGAGCAGCACGTCGATCCGGTCGTCGCCGAGTTCGAACCGCCACGGCTGGGTGTTGTGCGGCGACGGCGCACGGACCGCCGCGTCCAGCGCAGCCTGGACCACAGTGGACGCTGGCTGGGTTTCGGTCATCTCGCATCTCCAGGAAGTTGGGCTCTGCCACCACCCTCCCGCCCCGAACCTCCGCCGAGCAGGGGCAACGGTCCCCAGTCGGTGGGCCTTTGTGCCTGCCGGCCTACGTCGCGACATCCCTACGGCGGGATCGACTACGGGCAGCCGTGCTGCCAGGCTGGAGGCATGGACACCAGCGGCAAACCGGGCCCGGCCACATCGTTGCGGGGCACGTTGTCGCAGCTACGGCTGCGGGAGCTGCTGCATGAGGTGCAGGACCGGGTGGAGCAGTTGGTCGGCGCCCGCGACCAGATGGACGGGCTACTCGAAGCCATGCTCGCCGTCGCCTCGGGGCTGGAGCTGGACGCCACCCTGCGCCGCATCGTGCATGCCGCCATCGACCTGGTCGACTGCCGCTACGGCGCCCTCGGCGTGCTCAACCCCAGCGGCGAGGGCCTCGCCGAGTTCGTCTACGAGGGCATCGACGATCAGACCCGCCGCAAGATCGGAAACCTGCCCGAGGGCCATGGCCTGCTCGGCCTGCTCATCCAGCAACCCAAACCGATCCGGCTGGACGACCTGTCCCAGCACCCCGCCTCGTCCGGGTTCCCCGCACACCACCCACCCATGCGCACCTTCCTCGGCGTCCCCGTCCGCGTGCGCGACGAGGTCTTCGGCAACCTCTACCTCGCCGAGAAGAACGGCGAGCACACCTTCACCGAGGACGACGAGGTCGTCGTGCAGGCACTGGCCGCCGCGGCCGGGATCGCCGTGGAGAACGCCCGCCTCTACGAGGAAGCAAAGCTCCGTCAGCGGTGGCAGGAAGCCACCAGCGAAATCCGCGCCGAGCTGCTCGCCGCCACCGACACCACCGACGTCCTCCACCTCATCGCCAACCGGGCGCTGGGACTCACCGCAGCCGACTACGCGTTCGTCGCGCTACCCGACGACCCCGAGCAACCCCCCGGCGACGTCACCGAACTCGTCGTGACCGTCAGCGCGGGCCATGACGCCGACGGCCTCACCGGCACCCGCATCCCGGTCGACGAGTCCACCTCCGGACGCACCTTCCGGGACACCACACCGAGACGGGTCGCCGAGCTGGCCTACCCCCTCACCGACGGCACCGAGACCGAGTTCGGCCCCGCGCTCGTCCTGCCGCTGCGTGCCTCCGCCGAGTCGGTCTCCGGGGTGCTCGTGGTCGTCCGTAAACCCGAAGAACCACCGTTCGCTCCCGAACAGCTGCCGCTGGCCGCCGCGTTCGCCGAACAGGCCGCGCTGGCCCTGCAACTGGCCGACGACCAACGCAGGCTGCACGAACTCCAAGTCCTCGGCGACCGCGACCGCATCGCCCGCGACCTGCACGACCACGTCATCCAACGCCTCTTCGCCCTCGGCCTCGGCCTGCACAGCGCCCGCCAGCGCAGCCGCAACCCCGAACTGCAACAACGGCTCGGGACACTGGCTGAGGACGCGCAGAGTGTCGTCAGCGAGATCCGCACCGCCATCTTCGACCTGCACAGCACTACCCCGGGCCGCACCCAGCTCCGCACGCGGCTGAACGATGCCATCGCCGAACTCACCGCGGACACCGCCGTGCAGACCACCGTGCGCATGTCCGGACCGCTCGGCGTCCTCTCCCCCGAACTCGCCGACCACGCCGAGGCCGTGGTCCGCGAAGCCCTCTCCAACACCATCCACCACGCCCACGCCACCACCGTCATCATCACCGTCTCCGTCGCCGACGACCTCGCCATCGACATCACCGACAACGGCACCGGCCTCCCCGACACCATGGCCCGCAGCGGCCTGCACAACCTCGCCGAACGCGCCCAGCACGCAGGCGGCACCATGCGCCTCACGACACCGCCCGACGGCGGCACCCGCCTCACCTGGGCCGCACCCGTGTCCTGACCGAGCCATGCACCGGACAGGGGTTGTGCGGGTGCCCGCCCGCACAACCCCTGTCTGCCGGTCAGCCCGAGGTGGGGTCGGAAGTTCTCTCCGCCCAGGTCAATCGGCCGTGGTCCGCCACTGGCCTGCCGCGCATCGTGGGGACACGAGTTCCCGTGGCGCGAGGAGGATCCCATGCACCGGTTCTACGACCAGCCCGGCCCCAGCTGGCTCGGCTGGCTGCTGATGACGGTGACGATGGTGTTGTTCTGGGGCGGGCTGATCTCCGTCGTCGTGGTACTGGTGCGGCGGTTCGCCCGCCAGGCTCCGCCGTCCACGGGACCCCGCTCCGATTCTGCGGAGGAGGTCCTGGCCGGACGCTTCGCCCGGGGCGAGATCGATGAGGACGAGTACCGCAAGCGACGCGACGCGCTCCGCGAGTAGCCGCGGCTGCCCGGCCGCCGTGCGCCGACCGTATTCCCACCCGGGGTCGGCGCGGCGCCCGGGCAGCCCGGTTCGGCCCTACCTTGCAGCACCCATCGTCCCGGCCGCGCCCATGGCGTACCCAGGGCAGAGCACTAGGTCCCTGCTGGATAAGGCATTCTTCCCGCTGCCGCGGCCCTGTCCCGTGTAGTTGCCTTGATCCAGGAAATGGATAAGGAGCGGTATATGCGGGTACTCACGCTTAACCCCGGTTCGGCCAGCCTGAAAGTGGCGCTCGTGGACGGCGAGGACGTACTGGCCGCCGACGGCGGTGACGCCGCGATTCGCGATGCCATCCGCCGGTGGGGCCGGCCGGACGCCGTCGCCGTCCGGTTCGTGCACGGCGGCCCCCGCAGGCAGCCGGTCGTCCTCGACGACCAGGAACTGGCCAGGCTCGCCCGGCTGGTGCCGCTCGCGCCACTGCACCAGCCGCAGTCACTCCGGCTCGCGACGTGGGCTCGCAAACTGCTGCCGGACGTCCCGGTCGTCGCGGCGTTCGACACGGCCTTCCACGCCGGGTTGCCCGAGGCCGCCGCGCGCTACGCCCTGCCGACGGCATGGACCCGCCGGCACGGAATCCGCCGGTACGGCTTCCACGGCCTTTCCTGCGCCTACGCCCTGCGCCGCACCGCGCGGCTGCTCGACCGTGTGCCGGACGCGTTGCGGATGGTGTGCTGCCACCTCGGCTCCGGGGTGTCGGTGACCGCGATCCGGCACGGTGCCAGCGTGGACACCTCGATGGGGTTCACCCCGGTCGAAGGGGCCGTGATGGCCAGCCGCGCGGGCTCGGTCGATCCCGGCCTGCTGCTGCACCTGTTGCGTACCGGAGTCACCGACGTCGACGAGTTGACCGATGTGCTGTACCACCGGTCCGGACTCGCCGGGATGACCGCGACGTCGGGAGACATCCGGGAGGTGCTCGCCGCCTGCGGCGCGGGCGACGCCGACGCGGAGACGGCCGTCGAGGTCTACCTGCACCGGCTCCGCCGCGAGATCGGCGCCGCGGTGGCCGGTCTCGACCTGCTCGACGCCGTGGTGTTCACCGGCGGCGTCGCCGAACACCAGCCGGTGCTGCTGGGCAGGCTCCTCGACGGGCTCGCCGTGCTCGGCCTGCACGCCGACCGGCCCCGGCTCGCGGCGGCGGGCGACCGGCTGATCAGCCCGGCAGGCCGCGTGCCGGTACTGCTGGTCGCCGCCAGGGAAGAACTCGAACTGGCCAGGCACGCCGAACTGCTGCTGGCCACCGAACCGGCCCGACAACACCGAGGAGAACAACCATGCGCGTCCGAGAGGTGATGAGCACGCCGGTGGTCACCGTCACCGCCGACTGCCCGGCAAGGCGAGCGGCCGGACTGCTCGCCCACTACGGCTACACCGCCCTGCCGGTGGTGGACGAAGGCGAAGGATTGGTCGGCATCGTCACCGAGGCCGACCTGATGCGCGACCGCTTCGCCCGCGACCGGACACTGCCCCCGGCACCGCCGGAGCAGCACCCGCCCGCGCCGGGCACGGTGGGCGAGACGATGACCGCGCCGGCACTGGCCGTCGGCACCGAGTCCGACGTGGCCGACCTGGTGCGGCTGATGCTCGACGAGCACGTCCGCAGCGTGCCCGTGGTGGACGGGACCAGGGTGCGCGGCATCGTGACCCGGCGCGACCTCGTCCGCGCGCTCGGCCGGGAGGACGAGGCCCTGACCAGGGACATCCGGCGCCGGCTCGCCTTCTTCGGCGGGCCGGATCGCTGGCACGTCGAGGTGCGCGACGGTGAGGCGACCATCGTCGACGAGTTCGACAGCGAGATCGACCGGCGAGTGGCGACCGTCCTCGCCGAGGGCGTCGTCGGCGTGCTCAGGGCCCGCTGCGTCGCCGCCACCGCGAGCGAAGGGGCCGGCCGATGACCGCACACAACCTGCCGGTCCTGGTCGGCGTCGACGGCTCCGAGGCGTCCCGGCTGGCCGTGTCCTGGGCCGCCGACGAGGCCGTGCGCCGGATCGCGCCGCTGCGGCTGGTGCACTGCTACGGCCTGCCGCCGTTCAGCTACGCCGAAGGGGTTCCGCCCTCGGGCTGGACCGACGCGTTGCGCAGCCGGTCCGGGCAGTTCCTCGCCGCCGCCGAGCAGCAGGCCCGGCATGACCGGCCGTCCCTGGCGGTGACCACGGAACCGGTCGCGGACACCCCGGTTCCGGCACTGCTCGAACTGTCCACATCGGCCCGGCTCGTGGTGCTCGGCTCCGCCGGTACGGGTGGCTGCGTCGGCCTGCTGCTCGGCTCCACCGTGAGCTCGGTCGCGGCCCACGCGCACTGCCCGGTCGCGGTGGTACGGGAACGCCCCGACGGCACGGTACCGGCGGCCGGGCACGTCCTGCTGGGCGTTGACGGCGGCCCGGTCGGTGAGGCTGCGATCGCGTTCGAGGAGGCCGCGCTGCGCGGGGCACCGCTGGGCGCCCTGCACGCCTGGAGCGACGCCGACGACACCCAGGTATTCAGCACGTCCCGGCTCGCCTTCGACTTCGAGCCGCTGCGTGACGCCGAGGAGCGCGTACTCGCCGAGCGGCTCGCGGGAGAAGTACCCCGACGTGCACGTCGAGCGCGTCCTGGTGCGGGACAAGCCGAGGCGAAGGCTGCTCGAGCACAGCCAGCAGGCCCAGCTGTCGTGGTGGGAAGCCGGGGCCGGGCGGTTTCCGCGGCCTGCTCCTGGGTTCGACCAGCCAGGCGATGCTGCACCACGCGCCGTGCCCGGTGATCGTCGTACGACCACCGCACTGACCAGCCGAGACGGGAGACATCATGCGAAACCCCACCGTGGCCACGGTGATGACGAAGCACCCGCGCACCGTCCGACCGGAGACCGGGTTCAAGGAGATCGCCGAAACCTTGGCGGACCAACAGATCAGCGCCGTACCGGTCGTCGACGACGACGGAACACCGGTCGGCGTGGTCTCCGAGGCCGACCTCCTGGCCAAAGAGCAACGCTGCGAGCACGATCCGCGGGCGCACTGGCTCACCAGTCACGCGGAACGGGACCGGCGGCGCAAGGCCGAGGGCAGCACGGCGCGGGACCTGATGACCACGCCGGTGCACACCGTGGAGGAGCACGTCGAACTCCCGGTGGCCGCGCGCCTGCTCGCCCGCACCGGCCTACGACGGCTGTTCGTCGTCCGCGAGGGAAAGCTGGTCGGCGTGCTCTCCCGGCGGGACGTGCTCACGGTCTTCCTCCGCTCGGACGAACAGCTCAGATCCGACATCGAGCACGAGGTGTTCCAACGCGCGCTGGGCGCGGACCCGCACAGCATCCGGATCAGCGTGCGGAACGGGACCGTGACACTGCTCGGCCGGCTCGGCAACCGGACCGAGGTCGCGACCGCGGGCAGGCTCGCCGCACTGATGCCCGGCGTGGTCGGCGTGCGCAACCGCATGGACTTCGTCTGGGACGAACCGACCAGCCGCAGGCACCGCTGACATGCCGGTGTCCCTCCGCCGGGCTCAGCGGAGGGACCACCACGGCCTCCGCGATTACTCGACGATCACCTGGTGCCCGCCCGCCGGTTCGCAGAGTGACCCGCCTCGGCGCCCGGTGGGCTGCCGTACCGCTCGCCGCACCGCACCGGGCCAAGCGCGGTGGTAGGTCATTTCCGGCTCCAGCCGGACTCCACCTTCTCCCACTCACGGTCCCACGCCGCGTACCGCGACCGGTCGATCATCCAGCGCGTTCCCACGAACGTCAGGGCACACGCGGCGAGCACGGCCAACCAGCCCAGCACGGCCACGCTCACGGCCTCACCGACCGCCTTGCCCGGCGTGTCCGGGGCGTCCACCCGGTTACCGGCCTGGTCGAGCCAGACTGCTACGTCGGTTCCCGCCTTGGCTCCCCGTGCTGCCTCGATCACGCCCTCGACCATCGACCCGTCGGGCCGGAGCCACCGCGCGCGGGCGGACTCATCGCCGCTCACCCCGCGCGCACCGGCGATGGCCGCGGGAACGTCGGCAAGCAGGGTGGCCGTGGCCTGATGACGAGTGGCCAGTTCGGACTGTGCGGCCTGGTTCTGGCTCGCGTAGATCTCCGAACCCAGCGCGGCGGCCAGCGGCAGGGCCAGCAACGCGACCAGCGCAAGGAATCCAGCGAGCACACCGAGCGCTCGGTCACCGGGCCGGGAGAGCTCACCTCGGGGCGGACACAGCACCTTCCAGTACCGAATTGCCTTGAAGTCCTTGGTATCCATGGTTTTCCGGTCTCCTTGTGTCCCACGTTCCTTTACTGAAAGGAAGTTTGAACTTGCGACCGTCGGAAGCTAAGGGCCGTTGGTCATCGGAAACGACGACCAACAACCCCGGGTCGGCGAGCACTCGGCCGGTCGGCTCACCACATTCGCTGTGTGCTGGGAAACCACCACGGTCGGGGTGCCGGCAAGGCCGAGGCAGGAAAGACCGATCTGGCCGAGTCCGAACGTCCCCGGCAGCGCCCGGCCACGCGCACCGAGCACGAGGAACTCGGCACCGCGGGCGGCCTCCGCGAGTGCGGGTGCGACCGGGTCGGGCAGGCTGGCCGTGACCACGGCCGGGCCGAGGCCGGTCTCGGTGCGCGCGCGGGCGATCGCGTGCCGCAGCAACGATCTCGAGTCGCGGCGGAGGCGCCGCGGGTCGTGCCAGACGAAGTCGGCCATCGTGCCCGCGGTCCACACGTGCACCGCGCGCACCGCGCAGCCACGGTCGGCCGCTTCGCGTAATGACCACTGCAACGCCAGCTGGCTCATCGCGGATCCGCTCACCCCGACCACGATCGGAGCTGCCACCTCGCTGCCCTCGGTCACGACGCCGCGCTGTCTGCGGTGCGAACCTCGGTCCGCAGCACACCCGGGACGGTCCTGGCGAGCGCGTCGAGCACGCCGCGTTCGGCGTCGTCGCGCACCTCGCCCGTGATCGTGACCGTTCCCCGCACCGCCTCGACCGTCCACCGGCCACGGTGGCCGGTGTAGTCGGCGAGCAGCGCCCGCACGTGACTCGCCACGACGTCATCCGGACGCACCATCGGCCGCAGCAGGTCACGCCTGCTGATCACACCGACCAACACCCCGTGCTCCACCACCGGAAGGCAACGCAACCTGTCGCGCAGCATCCGCGCGGCGACGCCCTGCACGTGGGTCTCCGGCGTCACGACCTCGACGGGCGCGGTCATCACCGCGGCCACCTTGCCGTCCTCCTCGCACGCCATGCCGCGCAGCGCATCCGATTCGGTGAAGATGCCCAGCACCTTGTCGTCCTCGTCCACCACGGGCAGCGCGGCGAACTCGGGTCCGGTAAGCAGCACGATCGCCTCGCGGATGGTGGTGTCCGGCCGGACCCTCACCACCGGCCTGGTCATGATCTCGCTCGCGCGCATGGGATGCCTCCGATCAGTTGTGCCCGGCCTGGATGGCGGCCTGCAGGCCGATGAGCCTTCTGCGTTCGTCCTCGTCGAGGCGG
Proteins encoded in this region:
- a CDS encoding GAF domain-containing sensor histidine kinase, whose product is MDTSGKPGPATSLRGTLSQLRLRELLHEVQDRVEQLVGARDQMDGLLEAMLAVASGLELDATLRRIVHAAIDLVDCRYGALGVLNPSGEGLAEFVYEGIDDQTRRKIGNLPEGHGLLGLLIQQPKPIRLDDLSQHPASSGFPAHHPPMRTFLGVPVRVRDEVFGNLYLAEKNGEHTFTEDDEVVVQALAAAAGIAVENARLYEEAKLRQRWQEATSEIRAELLAATDTTDVLHLIANRALGLTAADYAFVALPDDPEQPPGDVTELVVTVSAGHDADGLTGTRIPVDESTSGRTFRDTTPRRVAELAYPLTDGTETEFGPALVLPLRASAESVSGVLVVVRKPEEPPFAPEQLPLAAAFAEQAALALQLADDQRRLHELQVLGDRDRIARDLHDHVIQRLFALGLGLHSARQRSRNPELQQRLGTLAEDAQSVVSEIRTAIFDLHSTTPGRTQLRTRLNDAIAELTADTAVQTTVRMSGPLGVLSPELADHAEAVVREALSNTIHHAHATTVIITVSVADDLAIDITDNGTGLPDTMARSGLHNLAERAQHAGGTMRLTTPPDGGTRLTWAAPVS
- a CDS encoding CBS domain-containing protein encodes the protein MRVREVMSTPVVTVTADCPARRAAGLLAHYGYTALPVVDEGEGLVGIVTEADLMRDRFARDRTLPPAPPEQHPPAPGTVGETMTAPALAVGTESDVADLVRLMLDEHVRSVPVVDGTRVRGIVTRRDLVRALGREDEALTRDIRRRLAFFGGPDRWHVEVRDGEATIVDEFDSEIDRRVATVLAEGVVGVLRARCVAATASEGAGR
- a CDS encoding SHOCT domain-containing protein codes for the protein MHRFYDQPGPSWLGWLLMTVTMVLFWGGLISVVVVLVRRFARQAPPSTGPRSDSAEEVLAGRFARGEIDEDEYRKRRDALRE
- a CDS encoding Acg family FMN-binding oxidoreductase, which translates into the protein MTETQPASTVVQAALDAAVRAPSPHNTQPWRFELGDDRIDVLLDRDRVLTVADPEAREARLACGAAIFNLRTALAVAGRCSEVCLLPDRLRPDHLATVRLTWRHRPGRREQELARAIRYRRSNRRPFTDRPVPAWVRQSLREAAHAEGAELVLLEHPGDLDALAALLRHAEHAQSEDPRFQAELRRWTNNGEPRDDGVPLAAGGPRPEQGSLLTPRQYDTNAPARPYETEVLVGVLCSSTDTTLVQLRAGQAMQRVLLTGTTAGVSASFLAQPVELPSTRAALHRLLGERLQPQAVLRFGYGFTAPATRRRPAETVTCAPEGTEGTP
- a CDS encoding acetate/propionate family kinase; this translates as MRVLTLNPGSASLKVALVDGEDVLAADGGDAAIRDAIRRWGRPDAVAVRFVHGGPRRQPVVLDDQELARLARLVPLAPLHQPQSLRLATWARKLLPDVPVVAAFDTAFHAGLPEAAARYALPTAWTRRHGIRRYGFHGLSCAYALRRTARLLDRVPDALRMVCCHLGSGVSVTAIRHGASVDTSMGFTPVEGAVMASRAGSVDPGLLLHLLRTGVTDVDELTDVLYHRSGLAGMTATSGDIREVLAACGAGDADAETAVEVYLHRLRREIGAAVAGLDLLDAVVFTGGVAEHQPVLLGRLLDGLAVLGLHADRPRLAAAGDRLISPAGRVPVLLVAAREELELARHAELLLATEPARQHRGEQPCASER
- a CDS encoding Rv1733c family protein, with protein sequence MDTKDFKAIRYWKVLCPPRGELSRPGDRALGVLAGFLALVALLALPLAAALGSEIYASQNQAAQSELATRHQATATLLADVPAAIAGARGVSGDESARARWLRPDGSMVEGVIEAARGAKAGTDVAVWLDQAGNRVDAPDTPGKAVGEAVSVAVLGWLAVLAACALTFVGTRWMIDRSRYAAWDREWEKVESGWSRK
- a CDS encoding CBS domain-containing protein, with the translated sequence MRNPTVATVMTKHPRTVRPETGFKEIAETLADQQISAVPVVDDDGTPVGVVSEADLLAKEQRCEHDPRAHWLTSHAERDRRRKAEGSTARDLMTTPVHTVEEHVELPVAARLLARTGLRRLFVVREGKLVGVLSRRDVLTVFLRSDEQLRSDIEHEVFQRALGADPHSIRISVRNGTVTLLGRLGNRTEVATAGRLAALMPGVVGVRNRMDFVWDEPTSRRHR
- a CDS encoding Acg family FMN-binding oxidoreductase, producing MIFSTAEVGALVRAVGKAPSVHNTQPWTVDVRTDVADLYERPVSLPRHDPGGRDRLLSCGAALTNLELAIRALGWDTETVLLPEDARPDLLASVRTRGGRAATGEEVGKYATIFQRRSHRAPFGLRAVRPGLLRALVASTDVPGVRTRVVDARTEASAVADLLGYAAAVYRDDRAYQRELAAWSSGFPHPPSADSTLPWAGLVRRDTRLPDEITLADRISRERLLILTTGGDDRRDQLVAGVAMQHLWLAAVGAGLVASVLTQPLHLSEVRAGLAERLGLEGHPQLILRAGYPTHPDRTSSPLPAATARPHR
- a CDS encoding CBS domain-containing protein, producing MRASEIMTRPVVRVRPDTTIREAIVLLTGPEFAALPVVDEDDKVLGIFTESDALRGMACEEDGKVAAVMTAPVEVVTPETHVQGVAARMLRDRLRCLPVVEHGVLVGVISRRDLLRPMVRPDDVVASHVRALLADYTGHRGRWTVEAVRGTVTITGEVRDDAERGVLDALARTVPGVLRTEVRTADSAAS
- a CDS encoding universal stress protein, producing MTEGSEVAAPIVVGVSGSAMSQLALQWSLREAADRGCAVRAVHVWTAGTMADFVWHDPRRLRRDSRSLLRHAIARARTETGLGPAVVTASLPDPVAPALAEAARGAEFLVLGARGRALPGTFGLGQIGLSCLGLAGTPTVVVSQHTANVVSRPAECSPTRGCWSSFPMTNGP
- a CDS encoding universal stress protein; the protein is MEKTATTGDLVVGVDGSAAAHQAVRWAARAAAGRGTGLRIVYAGGLEGGYFGAGLPIPREALGELRRQAGDVLAEAEKLAREAAPGLAVATELSTRLPIPVLLEAARTARMVVLGAEGAGGFDGMRIGSTAVAVASHAGCPVVVVRGQEVPDGRRLVVGVDGSPTSEAALAAAFEEASWRRAPLIAAHAWTDVDYDSATSSSRLLGHPERFAEDGERLLAQRLAGWQERYPDVPVERDVVRDRPRHRLLELAAGAALVVVGSRGRGGIQGLLLGSTSQALIQHAQCPVMIVCTGRPE
- a CDS encoding universal stress protein: MTEFQPHRPVLVGVDGSPSAEHAVRWAAREAARRGAPLRLLHACYLPPTKPYVPVPLPRSYRDALTEQGHEYLAAADRVALRAAPDVRIRKDLRIGQAAEQLVRESASADLVVLGSRGLGGFSGLLVGSTAVELAAHGHCPVVVVRGRTLDTAPPEQGPVVVGVDGSPGSDAAVEFAFEAAASRGVPLVAVHTWNDIALGETWALAPLGLDYQQITEDERRLLAERLAGWRAKYPDVELEQHTIKDRPVRGLLNEADGAQLIVVGSRGLGGFRGMLLGSTSQALLHHSTCPVAVVRPHRPETK